The nucleotide window CATACGGAAGCGGCAGGTGTCGGCACCCGCGCGCAGATCGCAGAACGAGGCCAGTGCGAGCCCCGCGCCGATCACCCGGCCGTGGAGGCGGGCGATGGTGACCGCGTGGGTGTTCTCCAGTGCCTGGCACAGGCGGTGGGCCTTGTCCGCGATGCGCCGCAGCCCGGCCCCGGTCGGGTCCGCGACGAGCGAGGCCTCGTACTCGGTGCGGTCGGCCCCCAGGCAGAAGTCCGTGCCCAGGGACGACAGGGTCAGGATGCGGATGTCCGGGCGTTCATGGAGATCATCGAGCAGGAGCAGGAGATCGTCGAGGACGGCGATGCCCAGTGTGTCGTCCTGGCCCCACGGGTTGAGGCGGACATGGAGTACAGGGCCGTCCTGCTCGACGCCTATCGTCTTGCCGGAGGGGCTGTCGAGGGGAGCGGTGGATTCGGTCATGCGACAGCGACATCCAGGTTCAGCAGGCGCCGGAACGCCACGCGGGGCGCCATCGTCGGGCGGCGTACGAGAGTGAGGCGGGGGAGGCGCCGGATGAGTCCGCGAAGGAGGATCTGGGCCTCCAGGCGGGCCAGTGGTGCGCCGAGGCAGTAGTGGATGCCTCCGCTGAAGGCCAGGTGGGCGGGCTTGCGCAGCGGGTCGAACCGGTGGGGGTCGACGTGCTTGGCCGGGTCCCGGTGGGCCGCGCCCACCATGAGGTGGACCATCTCGTCCTTGCGTATCTCCAGTCCGCCCAGGACGCAGTCCTCGCCGGCGATCCTGCTGATGACATGCGTGGGCGGGTCGTAGCGCAACGTTTCTTCT belongs to Streptomyces finlayi and includes:
- a CDS encoding enoyl-CoA hydratase/isomerase family protein — protein: MTESTAPLDSPSGKTIGVEQDGPVLHVRLNPWGQDDTLGIAVLDDLLLLLDDLHERPDIRILTLSSLGTDFCLGADRTEYEASLVADPTGAGLRRIADKAHRLCQALENTHAVTIARLHGRVIGAGLALASFCDLRAGADTCRFRMPELGIGLPPAWGGAMGRLVSEAGAARIRELMLTCEVFDAAAAHRLGLLHRTAPLDRLDEVVHAWTRPLVRRSPEALVLTKRMLAGYARADRTADVSLLDSHLLAAQISQPRRPVGAGTG